GGCATTCGAAATAGTGGAGACCAGGCTTTCCTGTTTATCAAGTCTGCCCATGCTGCTCATCTAACACGGCATCAGCACAACCTGGACCAGGAGCAACAACGTATAGATGGTAAGTAGTAAACAGTTGTTTTACCTTTTGaacgatttttttttctcctgcccCTGCCCCTATATGCCACATATTTCACTGTCTACcctttttttctgctgcctagcctgacctgtctccccaatgtaaGTTGTATATTGTATGTATTGTCTGTATGGTCATCTAGGTCCGTCATCTTGGCTGCAGGcaactgcaactgacaaataaagcttATCCTTATCCGTATCCTTATAAGAAGAAGTGCTTTGGCTATGATAAACACAGACAGATTTTTATCAGCAAAGTATGCCTTATTGATGTTTAATAACACTGAGGTTTTATACAATCAAAATCTATTATTAGGTATCATGGAGTCGATGCAATCACTGCAGCTGTTTCCCAGAGGTCTGGAAGGAGGTGGTGGTGAGAAGATagttcctcctcctcttcctcctagAGACCGAACTGCTACTGTACCCAAGCCTCCTGTGGCTCCTAAACCTCAGGTCAGAACACAACTAGACCCTGCTTTAGCAATGGGCCTGCACATATAATTGTTTAAATACAGTAGTGCATGTTTTAGAGATGTGTAAACATATTGTATGTCTTTGTGCATGCAGTTGGGATGGGCCTGTTCAATGTGTACATATGTGAACAAGCCAACACGTCCTGGCTGTGAGATGTGCGGAGGGGAACGGCCAGCAGAATACACTGTGCCTGACATCTACCAGCCAGATGAGGAGGAGACTAAGAGGATTCAGCAGGAAACACTTGCCACGATGCAGTACGAACAGGTAAAAGTGCTGCTtgtaaaaaaacagctaaaattaAATCCTTTTAACGCGGTCTCACATTTATGTGTGAAATAACCCTAATCACCTGGGGTCATTAGAAAACCTGAAATATTATAGGAAATAAGAGTTGTGCTTGACaggttttaaagaaaaatgtaatgtttatattaaaacatctgtatatttgttataaaagaaacagacagaaagaaagagaaaaaaagctaCAGACACAAACCATCAGTTTAATTAACTCATTAAATCTTGTTTTGTGtcacttttttgtttaaattccACATTTTAAACTACACATTGTTCCTAGATGATTTGCCACGCATTACCATTAAAGAATAATGAGAGCTGACTTTAGGGGCACAATAAAACTTCTCAGCTTTCACTTTCTATCTTCGGGAAAAGCTGAATTACTATGTTTGTAATGAGTCATGCAGTTTATCTGAACCTCTGCTGTGCATGCTACTCTGTGATAAAGGCTCAGCGGGAGGAACGAGAAAAGAACTATTTGCACTTGTTGGCAACAGAAGAACAGAATCTTATTCCAAATGCCAACGAGGCAGATTGTCCAATTTGCTTCAGTAATCTGCAGCCAGGAGAGGGCATCGTGCTCAGAGAGTGTCTCCATACCTTCTGCAGGTATGACAGAAAATAGCTTTGTAATATGACAGAAAAatgattagggatgggtattgataagatgttcacgattccgattccattttcgattctgtttaacgattcgattctttatcgattctcttattgattctttttaaaaaggagaacacacaggtcgattagcttagaactttgttttttatcttctctttgaacaagacagaaatttaggagtaacatggccttacaaacccaacagtgagatcttaagagatccacagcctacggctcttcaatggggtgtcacagggtccccaggaataaaaattgtaaatgtaaaataataaaataaatattcttctgtagcaataacaaagtataacataaattattctgtagcaattacacaagaatatccagtgatgtccctgcctacaattaaacacattcacttaccgaaaatcgggggcatctgctgtggcaaatgggtgcaagcctttgaccacaaacttagtcactgctcggtgacattcgtctatcctggcctgaaaggagatgctaccggtagactgcagcgagaactgcgtctcatcatggtcacctaaatgcacagtaatggcaggttttgtaataaggcagatcgcgctaacataatatgcactgttagctgattatttacctgccgtattaacgggagaggacgcgcaaacgttaccgctgctgctgggttgagattcacgagtccggagcggaattaaaaacacgacattcatttaaggttatcgcgtgttttgtgagcaaatgcttttgcatatttgtagtgtttcctcctttaaatgaaatatctactttgcaagtattgcaagtggCCCTGTTGTGATCCGTTCTCctagtataaccaaacttttgagcgtttgagccgcttaggcgccctgccaggtaaatgacgctccgcaacgtggtgacgtcattcggggcgactggaatcgataaggaaatcgtttgcaaaaatggcaaacaattccaaggaattgaaacagtgggaaccggttctcaacaagaaccgggtttcgatacccatccctaaaaATGATCAAACTATTCTGTCTGCTTTCTTGGTCACTTTCTGATTAGCTAACATTGACCTTTACACCACCCATACCATATCCCAACTTCCCATCTGCTAGACCTTCGCAATAACGTCCTTTACCAAAGTGCATCTAATGTCATCATCAATTTGATGCCTGTATTCACAGTACAAATCTAGCCATTGCATTTACTACTGTTACTACTGCTAACTGTACAGTGGAGTTACATGACACACTTGACTTACAACTGATTTTTGAAAAAGAgcctttatttaaaaacaaaacaaaacaaaaaagatttgGCATTTTAGTAGAATGAGTCAGAGGGGAAATATGCAAGAAATGGTCTGGGGAAGAACTAGGCCTCTGCAATAGTCTTTCTCATATGGGCTGCCAGCTCGGCAAGATGGGCTACAGTGGAGAGTTTTCTTGCATGTACTGCCTGGTTCACTCACAACATTACAGTGGGATTTAAATCTTTAGCTAATTTATTCCGTACCCCTCAAGCATCTTTTTGAGCCATGTCTTGGCGTAAGTCTTGTTTTAGACCCCAAACACCTTCTTCTCCTGTAATTTTAACTACATGTGTCATTTTTTGTGTATATCAACTTTATGCATATGCAGTGTTTCATATGGGATTAAATGTGTGCTCGTTTTGAATTATAAGAGTCAGTGTATGCAAAATGTGCATTGTGCttaatattttatgtatataatgAAGTGTATGTGATTACTCAGGGAGTGTCTAAAAGGGACGATAGTAAACAGTCAAGATGCTGAGGTGTCCTGTCCTGACAACTGTGACAGCAAATTACTGGACCGAGAGATCAAAGAGGTGAGTGGAAGCCACGGGGACACAACCTTAACCTTCACATGGTCCATGTTTGATAGTCATACATCACCTTTCTTAAAAAATAAGAGAGACGATAACTTTAAGAGAAGAAAATATGTTGACAGCCATACAGTATGTAATCTCTTACTCTTCATATGTCTCTGTTATTGTTTATGGTATAATCCTGGGTCCAGCTGCTCACAGAAGAGGAACACCAGCGGTTTCTGGAGTTGCGTCTGAGCATTGCAGAGAGCCGCTCAGAGCACAGCTTCCACTGTCAGACTCCCAACTGTCGCGGGTGGTGCATCTATGAGGATGAAGTCAATGAATTTCACTGTGAACTCTGTGATGAAACCAACTGCATTCTCTGCAGGGTACCTTTGTTACTTTGATACCTTAACTGAACAAAGTTTCATTTCGTGTAATAGAGAAAGCACCAAATGTAAAGGACATATATGTTTTCAGGCCATCCACAAAGACATGAATTGCAAGGACTACCAGGATGACCTGCGTGTACGAGCAGAGAATGATGAAGCAGctcagaaaactaaacagatgCTGGAGGTAAGTCAACAAGTGCTTTGTTAATTACCCTGAACAGTGAAAACCTATGAATGCTGGCAAAGCAAAGCAATGTGGATTAAGAAGCAGAACACAAATGACATTGTTCATACATTACAAACAAAATAATACATTGTCTCTTATCAAGGACTATAATTTTTCTCTTATCCAGAGTGAAATAGCCAGATAGGCAATTTTGTAGAATCTTAACCCTGTGAAATAAATCATGGAACaatcagtcattttttttttacaattaaatGTTCTTTCATTAATGACTGCTTAATGAGGCAGTTTCCAAACTGTGACAATGATTTTGGATACGTTAATTAAACATTCATTCCATACATCAAAATCCTCAAGTAAATCCTCAGGTATATCTTAGACTAGTGTCTTTATTAAGGGGGAAGCAAGCTTTGGCAAGCCCTTGTTTCTCTGTGGTGGAAACATGAATTTCCAGTCAGCATCTGTGGTGATCTGTTGCGCTCTTAACACCTTCTGTCTAATAACCTTGTGGTATTCACCACATGCTGTAAATGTATCTGTTCTGTTTTAGTTGCATGCAGGCAGTTACAATATAagtggtaaatggcctgtatttgtatagcgcttttccagtccctaaggaccccaaagcgttttacacaaccagtcatccacccattcacacactggtgatggcaagctacattgtagccacagccaccctggggcgcactgacagaggcgaggctgccggacactggtgccaccaggccctctgacagccaccagtaggcaacgggtgataTATAGGTGATATAATGTTTTTATAAACCCATTTGTTTTCATCCTCCTTATTAAAGCTTTTGCTAACCTTTATGACAATCACAAAGAGAAAATAAGATAATCTATTTACATGAAACCATTATTACAATAATGCAAATTTGGTATTGATGtaattttattatataaatTTAAGGATAGTTGACTTAGAAATTGAATTTCATGTTACATACCCTCTACACTAACATGCAAACAGAGTGACCCTGAGTAAGGTTAAGCAAGCGTGGATTGCCTtgaacctgcattctttctaatagCCATTAGGGGACAGTTTctctggttgcaaaaagaaCTCTATGGGAAAAACCCTCCTATCTGACCTCAATAAACGTCTTATTGAATGCATAATGTCAATTACGTATAAtgtcaaaaaaaagagagaaaaagatatatatatgtatagtctGTATTGtatgaaaagggaaaataaaGCATGATATGCTTCAGGGCAGGTTGTGATTGGCAGCGTCACAGTGGCtaggtccatcttttatatgcagGCTATGGCAAGGATTTCGGTGTTGGATTGATACGGGGCTTTACTGTATGGAATACAGCAAAGTTAGGTCATCATATTTCATTAAGGTTTTGAGTCAAGTGGATAAATTGTATtatattgatgtttttgtttttctgtactttttaaaatcacCCTCTCAGGCATTTTTCTCTATGGCTACTTCACACTGTTTCACTGTATTCAACTACAGAGCCTGCTGCAGAATGGGGAAGCCATGAAATGTCCACGGTGTGACATCATCGTCCAGAAAAAAGATGGATGTGACTGGATCTGCTGCTTGATGTGCAAAACAGAAATCTGTTGGGTCACTAAACAAGCTCGCTGGGGCCCAAAtgtaaatctctctctctctctctctctctatacatatatatatatatatgcattaaGATAGATAAACATGTTCAGAAAGGTTTCTCTATTGTGTCTGAGACATGGttctgatttctttcttttcttttttacagggcAATGGTGACATAACTGGTGGATGTAGATGTCGAGTCAATAATCAGCCCTGTCATCCTAACTGCCAAAACTGTCACTGAGGGAAGAACACTAATGAACTCATATTAGAAACCCCAGTGAAAGCAAATACGCTGTCTGGATAAATTCAAACCACATCTCATGCTCAGATCTCTGATTTAATGGTAGTTTGATTTATTTCACCCTCTCTTTCACTGGTATGTGGACAAAACTCATCATCTATCTTGCTTGCAATGTATCTAGTTGTATTAAAAACTGTTGTTAGTACAGTGTGAGGCGGAAAAAGAGTTATactggggtttttttggcaCAATACCTTCTCATCTCTAGCTACTGCTTTCTTCTAGTTCATTGAGCcaattgtgatgttgtttactTGAGTTTGGATTCGACTCAGAATTTATCAGAACAAGCATACCGAGGTAACATTTTACTTTTCTGAACAAAGATGCAAAAGGCCTTGTGcttatactgtatatattagCACTCCAAAGATAACTGTGCATGATAAGGGctttcttgtttattttgtcTGTAAAGTCTGATGATAAATAGCaatatttttcattaatttattttacaacTAAGAATTTTATCTATCAAACACCAGGGCAGTTGTGGTTATAAGTACTATTAATGTCTTCCCAATACAAATAGTCAgcactttctttttaaagtcactgtttttgtttgatatgtTACTAAAATAATTGGCTGGTTATGGGATTGTTCAGTCGACAAATCAGACTGTGGTTTAGtatgttttgattttcttttgtttacattGAATGAATGTACTCATAATGAAAAACAGATTGCTCGGATGCACTTAATGGCTATAAAGTATCATGTGTATAATGCCTTTCTCTGCAACTAATTCCTGTATTAATTCCTAAAGAATTACAGGAAATTACtacaaataaattatatttgattttgtattaAAGCTTGTTGTTAGGCTTTACATTATTTTTCTTGAGTCATGAAGCAgtatgtattttaaatatggaCATTATGATGTAACTGTATATTTAAACAGCTCAAGCATCTGGCGACGTTCTAGTTTGTCatcttttgtgttctttattattatttcttattaGAACCAGAACCATAGCACTAATCTAAATATGTTAAGAAGCTTAAAGAACTGAAGTCACAAAGGACAATTGAGGCTAATGTGGTCTAGCAGAAGCTGTCAGATGGCAGCTAAAACCTGAATTTGAGAAATCctgaaaaacacactatatAGTCATAAAAAATATTCTGAATAAAAACGTAAGCCTGAATCCAAATACATAAAATTTTCACTCTAGTTTATTAGCATTCTCTTGTACAACTTTACATTAGTAGTCAGTTGAAttgtaacaaaaataaacataaaaggcAGATAAATCATTTAgtgcaatgaaaataaatgaacacCGCTGAGTGCAGATACGTGTTGCATTACAATGCTCAACAACTACGCTCTTGGGAGCATAAGAGCATCCTTGGACATGTGCCAGGTCATCTTCATTTCAGTCAGCTTGCAGATCCCTTACCAGCTGAATGAGAGGCTCAATACAATGGCAATAAACCAATCAAACACAGCACAGCACTGGAGCATCAAGCCTGCAGCTTCCCATA
This genomic interval from Oreochromis niloticus isolate F11D_XX linkage group LG5, O_niloticus_UMD_NMBU, whole genome shotgun sequence contains the following:
- the rbck1 gene encoding ranBP-type and C3HC4-type zinc finger-containing protein 1 isoform X1; the protein is MASEVAPRVDPTEAEELARSLTEALSSGDSEEAAKLCQRLIQLSVRVSVTISSQIYPQESIRLKVGVEDGQSEDNIPVILEVTTGMTIAQLKDKISQDFGFHPLLQRWVIGKRLAQDQETLYSHGIRNSGDQAFLFIKSAHAAHLTRHQHNLDQEQQRIDGIMESMQSLQLFPRGLEGGGGEKIVPPPLPPRDRTATVPKPPVAPKPQLGWACSMCTYVNKPTRPGCEMCGGERPAEYTVPDIYQPDEEETKRIQQETLATMQYEQAQREEREKNYLHLLATEEQNLIPNANEADCPICFSNLQPGEGIVLRECLHTFCRECLKGTIVNSQDAEVSCPDNCDSKLLDREIKELLTEEEHQRFLELRLSIAESRSEHSFHCQTPNCRGWCIYEDEVNEFHCELCDETNCILCRAIHKDMNCKDYQDDLRVRAENDEAAQKTKQMLESLLQNGEAMKCPRCDIIVQKKDGCDWICCLMCKTEICWVTKQARWGPNGNGDITGGCRCRVNNQPCHPNCQNCH
- the rbck1 gene encoding ranBP-type and C3HC4-type zinc finger-containing protein 1 isoform X2, with translation MTIAQLKDKISQDFGFHPLLQRWVIGKRLAQDQETLYSHGIRNSGDQAFLFIKSAHAAHLTRHQHNLDQEQQRIDGIMESMQSLQLFPRGLEGGGGEKIVPPPLPPRDRTATVPKPPVAPKPQLGWACSMCTYVNKPTRPGCEMCGGERPAEYTVPDIYQPDEEETKRIQQETLATMQYEQAQREEREKNYLHLLATEEQNLIPNANEADCPICFSNLQPGEGIVLRECLHTFCRECLKGTIVNSQDAEVSCPDNCDSKLLDREIKELLTEEEHQRFLELRLSIAESRSEHSFHCQTPNCRGWCIYEDEVNEFHCELCDETNCILCRAIHKDMNCKDYQDDLRVRAENDEAAQKTKQMLESLLQNGEAMKCPRCDIIVQKKDGCDWICCLMCKTEICWVTKQARWGPNGNGDITGGCRCRVNNQPCHPNCQNCH